Part of the Caulifigura coniformis genome, GTGAAGTTGAACGAGGCCGCGACCTCGCGATCGAACAGCACCGAGTTGGCGATGGTCACCACGCCCGTGATCGGGTTGACCGCGAAACGCCCGCCGCTGTTATCCGTCAGCGAGTACGTGACCTGGTTGTTCGTCGCATCCGGATCGACCGCCCGGGCAGTCACCCCGACAAGCGTCCCGACCGGGGAATGCTCGAGGACCGACTGCTGTCCCGAACCGGCATTCGTGATCGGACCGACGGGGAACTCGTTCAAATCAGCCAGGTTGATCGTGAAGTTCTGCTGCGATGTCGAACCGTCCGAGCTTCGGGCGAGGACCGTGATGATATGCCACGCGGCGGCTTCGCGGTCGAGCAGGGCTCCATTGAGAACCGTCACCACGCCGGTGACCGGATGGATCGTGAACCGGCCACCCGCGTTGTTGAGCAGCGAGTACGTCGTGGTCGCAGTCGCGTCCTTGTCGACGGCCAGGGCGGTCACGCCGACGGTCGTTCCGGTGGGGGCGTTCTCGATGACCGAATTCGGCGCCGAGTCAACGTCGAACACCGGTCCGATCGCGAATTCATTCTCGTCGGCCAGAACGATGGGGAAGTCCTGGTAGCTCTTCGAACCGTCCTGGCTCGTGGCCTGGACGAGCACGTGCCAGGCGGCGGCCAATTCCCGGTCGAGCAGGGCCGAGTTCGCCACCGTGATCACGCCCGTGGTCGGATTGATCGCGAACCGGCCTCCGGCGTTGCTGTACAGCGAGTAGGTCACGCCGTTGTTGGTCGCATCGGAATCATAAGCGAAGGCGGTGATTCCCACGGCCGTCCCGTTGGGAGCGTTCTCGCTGACGACGTTCGGCGCGGAGTTCAAGTCGAAGATCTGGCTGACGCCGAACTCGTTCTCATCAAGAACATTGATGATGAAGTTCGTATAGGTCGTCGAGCCGTCCTGGCTGGTTGCCTGGGCGTAGATGTGGAACGCCGAGGCGACTTCGCGGTTGATCAGCGCTCCGTTCAGCACGGAGATCACGCCGGTCACCGGATCGATCTGGAACCGGCCGCCCGCATCGCTGTACAGCGAGTAGGTGACCACGTTGTTGCTGCCATCCTGGTCGACCGCCCGGGCGGTGATTCCGACCGGCGTGCCTGTCGGGGCATTCTCCATGACGGCGTTGACCGTCGGGTCGACGTCGATCATCGAGGAAATACTGAACTCATTCTCGTCAAGAACCTGGATCACGAAGTCCCTGGACTCGCTCGTGCCGTCGCTGCTCGACGCCAGGACGGTGATCGTCCACAGGTGGCTGGGATTTGCGGGATCTTCGTAGTTCAGTCCCGCGCCGTTGAGGACCTGCACGACGCCCACGCGACGTCCCAGGCCGTCGACCGTATTGACGATCTCGAATCGGCCGCCCGCGTTGTTCGTCAGCGTGTATGTGACCGGATTCAGCTGCGTATCGGGATCGATGGCGAGGGCCACGATGCCAACCGTCGTTCCGTTCGCCGCATTTTCAAGAACCGAGCCGTTGATCGCGGGAGTCCCCGGCACGTCGGACGACGGATCAGAGTCGCTGAGCGGCCCGATCGGAGACTCGTTGAGGTCATTCAGGATCAGCGTGAACCGGCGCGTGACCGGGGATGACCCTGCCACCGACGGATCCTGCATCTGGATGTCGACCTGGTACTGGCCCTTCGCCTCGAAATCCAGCACCGCGCCGGCCTTGAGGAAGACCTGATAATTCAAGCCATTCCGCTTGTCGACAACGAATGAATCGGCGTCGAGCTGGCCAGGTACGATCGAGAACACGTTGTTCGCGGTAATCGCGTCGTCGTTCACAGGGAGCAGCGTGGCGAGTGCGATATCAACCGTCGTCGGCGGCGGGGCGGTCGGGGCGACCGACGGAATTTCGTCGAGCCGCGCGGTGTCATTGACGAGATCGAGGCCCGTGACCGGATCGGTGAACTTCAGATCGATGTTCTGATCGTCCGGTGTTTCACCGAATTCGTTGACATCCGAGACATTGACCGTGAAGGATCGCTCGTAGAACTGGCCGCGCTGGTCGGTCGTGCGGACTCGCACCGTGTACTGGTTCTTCAGCTCGAAATCGAGGTTCCCCTTGATCTGCAGCGAGGTGCCGACGATCTGGAACAGGTTGTTGTCGGTGTCGCCGACGCCCTCGACGAACTGGTACTGGAACGAATCGCCAAAGTCGGGATCCGTCGTGACCAGCGAGCCCACAACGGTACCCTGGGGCCGGTTCTCCGCAACTGCATTCGACGACAGGTTGAGCGCCACCGGTGTGTGGTTGATGCTCAGCGTATAAAGCTCGGTCTTGCCGAGGTCGTTGGCCGCGGTGAAGATCAGGCGGTTAAGTGTCTTATTATTCGTCGTCAGGAGCGTGAAGTTGTCCGGATTCCTGATCCCGTTGACCAGAGCCGGATTGCTTGTGAACAGATCGGCATCATCCACCATCTTTCGGGTGAGCGTGTTGCCGGTGATCTGGTCGAGACCGACCGACTGCCACAGCGTGTCGCCGCTCAGGCCGTCGTCGGCCGAGAAGTAGACCGTGCCGTCGATCGTGGTGAGGTTCTTCGGATTCGACGACCGCGACCCGGGAGCCATATCCTTGACGAGCTGAATCCGGTTCGAGTTCAGCGTGTAAGACTGGCCATTGAAGCTGAACGTCTGCGAGTCGTTGGCATCGACGTCGCCGTCGTTGTCCAGGTCGAACGACGGCGTGACCTGGAACAGCTCGCGCCCGTGCTGCGTGGTCGTCGCCGCGAACATCAGCGTTGCGGTGCCGGTGTTGTCGCCGGAATTCGGCTTTGCGGGATTCTCCTGGTTCGGTGAGTTGACGCCGGCGTTGGCGACGCCGAATTCATCGGGCCGCGTGTTGCCGACAGCGAATCCGTCGTAGGTGTACACGGTGCGGGTCGTCGACACGCCGTTGAGGTCGGTATCGATCACGGTGGAGATCGAGACGCCCGGATTGGAGCCCGCAGCCCCCGCCTCGAGGTCCGAGACGAGCACCGTGCCTGCGGCCGTGCCATCGGTCTTCCAGAGTTCGAATCCGTGTGTGCCGTCGTTGGCGGCGAAGTACATCGTTCCGTTGACGTCCGTGAAGTTGCCGGGACGCGAGCCGGCGGCGCCGGGATTGATGTCCGCGAGCTGGGTCGCCGATCCGTTGAGGGAATGAGCGGTCGAATACAACTCAAAGTTCGTGTTGTTCCCCGGCTCGCGGGCCGAGAAGTAGACCCGGCCATTTGAGAACCCGAAGATTTTTCCGTCGCCAGCCGACTCGTCGACGATCGCTGTGCTCAGCTGGGTCACGGTGGTGCCGTCGGTGACCCAGGCGGTGCGAGCGTTCTCAGCCCCGGCCGTGAAGTAGATCAAGCCGCCCGTTCCCTGGCCGCCGCCGAGCGACTGCAGGTACCGGGGATTCACGGTCGCGCTTGAAACCTGGACAACCGGGAACGTGGAGGGAGCCTGGTTGGTGGTCGTGACCCTGTACAGGGCGCCATTCGACGAACCGGACGACGCTGCAAACAGAACAAAGGTCGATTCGCCGTCGGCGTTGTTGCCGATGCTGGTCAGATATCCCGGATTGGAGTTGCCCTGCGCGGTGTTCGAGGCGACGCGAAGGTCGGTCAGTCGGGTAACCCCACCTAACCACAGGACGTAAAGTTCCTGCCCGTAGTTGAACGGATTCTGTCCTCCCGTGTTGTCCGAGTTGAAGCCGGAGTAGAAGAGGAACTGCGAGCCGAGGTAACCCCCGAAGTTCGCCGTTGCAGTCTTCCCGGACTTATAGATCCCATAGGGATCTTGCGGATGCCCGTACTCTCCGAAATGCTCGTACTGCGTGGGAACCGATTCGATCTGCGTATCCACTGCGCTGTAGTCGTCGAAGAAGACGAGGTCGCCAGGCACGTGACCCCAGTTGCGATACGTGTCGATCGTAGTCAGGCTGATATCTGAAGGATTGCTACTGATTGCCGAGAGCACGCTGCGTTGTGGTCCGACGTCGCTGAAGAAGTACACCGTCGGCTCAGAGAACCCTCCGAATGTGTCCACATCCAGGATGATGAAGTCCCGCGCGCTCGAGTCGCCTGTCGTCGGACGGATGATGTCGGGACGGCTGGTCGCGGGCGTCAAGCCGCTGCTACCGCTCGGAACCGAACTGAGGACCTCGCCAAGCGTCAGATCGTTCGCGCCAAACCACACCAGCCCGTTGCCGACCCCGATCTCCGAGTGACGCGGGAAGTCGGGCGAGAGGCTGAGTGAATCTGTGTTGCCGGCCCGGATATCGGTGACCTGGCTGGCTGGGCCTCCGTCGAGACTCGTCCAGAGTTCCTGTCCACCGGCGGCGGAACGCGCGCTGAAGTAGAGACGAGTCCCCGAGAGCACCAGCGAATGGATGTTGTTCAGCGAGGTGGCTTCGAGAGAGACCGGCGCGGAGGGAACCCCCGCGGTCACCGACGAGGTGTGGATGTCGCTACCGAAATCGACGAAGTACAGTCGATTGCCGACTGCCGTGAGTTCGGTCAGGTTGAAGAAGCTGCCGACGAGGACCGTGTTGGCCGGGTTGATGCCGTCACTGAAGTACAGTTGGGAGCCGTTGGCGACGAAGTACACTCCGCCGGTGACCACGGTAATCTGGGAAATGTTGCCGACGCCGGGTGCGATCGCAAAGGTCGCCGCATCGGTCGCTGCCTGGTCGACGCCATTTGCGCCGAGAACGATTGTCGAACGATACAGCGTCGTCCCGGCCGCAAAGTACACGACGCCCGGAGTGCTGGCGGCAGCGTAAGGGAAATCCGGGCCTTGCGGGCCCGTCGGATTTGCCGCGCCGGCCGCAGCACCCGACACCACAAATCGGGTGCCGTTGTTGTCGGTCGTGCCATTACTAATCCAGAGCCCGTCTCTGCTGCCGTTGTTCGCGTTGCCGTAGTCGTTGGCGTCGAACCAGACCGAATTGCCGCCCGCTGGAACGATGAAACTGATGTCGGCGCTGCGGTTGAAGTTCTGGACGGTCGGAGCAATTTCGATGACCTGCTCCGCCGCAGCAGAACCGGTTGTCCCGCTCCACAGTTCGCCGTTCGCCGACCGATTGTTCCCGGAGAACGTGTAATTGACTCCGTAGTAGAAGTAGCGGGTTCCGGAAACCGTCAACAAGTCGATGGAGACGTCGGCCGTGGCGACGGCTTCGGTGCCCTCGTAGGTCCCGTTCGTCCGCCAAACCTCTTTTCCGTTCGCGATAAACAGGATGGAATTGTTGCCGAAGACGAAAGGATTGGGGCGCTGCGTGGTTCCGATGCTGTCGAATCGCAGGCCGCTGTCCGTGATCTGTCCCGTCTGACCATCGTAGTAGGCCATCCCGATGTTCCTCTCCTGCAGCCGGGTATCGGTGAAGAAGAAGAACGTCCGTGTCCGCGTGACGGTAAATCCTGTGGCCGGGTCCGTGACGGAGACATTCGTCGTCGTAAACCCGAACGGGTTGGTCGACGTGAGCGTCTGGACGGTCATGTCCTTGACAAGACTCGCGGTCTGCGTCGCCGTGTCGAACCGCCAGGGCTCGAAGTTCGGACTATACTCGCCGAGCGCTCCGACCTTGGAACCGTTCGCGCCGTTATCGGCCGCGAAGTAGATCAATCCGTTCGGCCCAAGGAACAACTGCTGGTTCGAGGCATTCGACCGGAAGCCCGTCGGGCTGGTATCCGAGATCGCTTCGGTCGCCCGGAAAGCATCCGCCATCGACTTCGCGTACGTGAAGTCCTGCTGCGGATCCGGGATATCGAACTGGCTCTGCCAGACATTGAACAACTGGTTGACTTCGCCGCCGGCCTTTTGAATCAGGCCCGTGGCTGAGTTGACACGCCACAGCTCGAAGTTGGTCTGGCCGTTCTGGTCGTAGGTGTCGGTCGCGACGAAGTACAGCGTTCCATTGACATCCAGCAGGCTGCCCGGATAGCTGCCGCCCGTCGAGTCACCCGACGACGTCAGGTTGCGGTTGATCCCCGCAAACGGATGCCCCGGCACTCCGGACGGATCGCTCGCCAGGCGGACGATCTGGGTTCCGCCAGTGGTCCCGTCCGTCTGCCACAGCTCGAAGCCTTCCAGGCCGTCGTTCGCCGAAAAGTAAACCACGCCGTTGACGAGCGTCAGGTTGTGTGGATTCGAGTTCTGCTTGACGTCCAGAACTCCGTTCGGCCCGGTCTGCGCAATGTCCCTGACCAGCACGGTCCCGGCGGCGGTGCCGTCGCTCTTCCACAGTTCCTTGCCGACGATTCCGTCGTCCGCGCTGAAGTACAGAACGCCGTTGACCCACAGCATCGAGCTGGGATTCGAGCCCTGGTTGACGCCGTTGATGACCCCCTGAATGTCCTTGACCAGCCGCGTCCCGGCCACGGTGCCGTCCGAGAACCACAGCTCGTTGCCGACCGCGCCGTCATTGGCGCTGAAGAACACGCTCGTCCCGTTCGCCGGGGTGATGTCCGTGATGTCGCCATCGCCGTTCGGCTTGATGTTGGCCACCATGAACGTGCCGGCCGCCGTGCCGTCGGTCCGCCAGAGCTCGCGCCCGTTGTTTACAATGTCGACGGCGGTGAAATACAGCAGGCCACCGGCATCGACCAGTTGCGATGGCGTCGACGAGCCCGACAGGAAGATCGGGTTGGAATTGATGTCCTTGACGAGCTGCGCGGTGGCGCCGTCAAACGAGTACAGCTCGCGGTTGCCGCCTTGGCCTGACAGGTCGTTGGTGGCGGTGAAGTAAAGTCTGCTTCCAGAGACGGTGAGATGGGCCGGGTCGCTTCCTTCGTTCTTGGCGTTTCCAGTCGTGGTGCCATCCGTCAGCGTCTGCTTGCCATTGATGGCGCTGTTCGCCGTTCCGTTAACATTGTTGGCGTGAATGCCATCGAAGTCGGTGATGCAGGTAAAGTCGGCGAAGCTCGTCGAGGCATTGATCGACGAGGGATCGAGCGACCAAAGTTCCTTGCCAAGCCCCATCGACGGGTTGCCGTCCGTCGCGACGAAGTACAGCTTGCCCTGGAAAACTGTCAACTCGCTGATCTGAGTGTTCGGCGAGAAACGGAAGTTCGTCTGATCCGGCAGGATAGTCGTGACGCCAGTCGTCGCGTCGGTGAACGCCAGAATCGGTTTGTTCGTTACCTGGGAGTTGTAGGTAAAGAAGGTCCGGTTCCCGATCGTTGTGTACTCACGGGCGTTCGACGAATCGTTCTGGTAGTTCGGATCACCGTTCAGGTCGCCAACATTTGTCACGGCCGCGGGAAGAATTCGGGTTTCAAGCGTGACGACCTGCCCCGACAGCGCTCCGTGATTCAGGCCTGCAATCTTCCGACGACGGATACGGCGCAACCGGGGACGAAGACCGAGTGACCGCTGAATCCAACCCGCCATCCGAAAGGGTACCATCGCGCGCTCCGACGTTCTCAAAGACAATGAATTCAATACGACGTTCTGTCCGGACAGCGTTGTTCAAGAACGATCACAGGATCAGATCAATGCCTGCGCCGATCGAATCAGCAGGTCGCCACGACCGGCCATCGATTACGTGCAGAGATCCGGCGAGAGGCCCGCCTCGAGATGTTCAGCCGCCAAGGTCCGCGTTGGCCGATGAACCCTTGAGAGTGACCTCAATTGTGAAATGTTCTAAGACTCCGTGCAACCGACACAGCCGAATTGCCAGGGACCCGCGACACCCGCGACTGGCAACTCGCCCAAATAACACCCCAAGCCATTCAAGAGTTCCGGGATTCTGGCCAGAATCCCGACATGTCACCTCGCCGGACGCGCTCCATGTTCGCCCGGAAATAGCCACCAACAAGCATCCCCTGAGATCATTTGCATGGCGACCGAGGACAGTCCAGATGCTATTTCCCCCTCGGTCCCGAAAATCTCCGGGGACGGTTCTCCAAACGGACTTGTCGAAGTCCGCTACGAGTACACCTCGCTCCTGCCGGAGATCCTGCAGTTTGCAGGGGTCACCGTCCTCGTCTCTACGTACCAGGCGGGCAAGATGCTGGCGCTCGGCTCACATGCCGGGAATGTCACCGTCTCGTCCTGCCATTTTGACCGTGCCATGGGGCTGGCCGTCGATCAAACACGCATCGCCATCGGAACACGACGACAGATTCACTTCCTCAAGTCGGCCCCCGAACTGGGGCCAAGAATGCCGCCGGAAGGAACGCGCGACGGCTGCTGGCTCCCGCGCCAAAGTTTCTATACAGGCAATGTTCAGGGACATGAACTGGCCTGGGGCAACGACGGCCTCTGGGTCGTCAACACCCTGTTCTCCTCCCTCTGCACTCTCCATGAAGACTACAGCTTCGTCCCCCGCTGGCAGCCGCCGTTCATCAAGGAACTGGCGGCGCAGGACCGCTGTCATCTCAATGGGCTGGCCATGGAGAACGGGCGACCGCGATTCGTCACCGTGATGGCCGAGTCCAATGAACCCGTCGGCTGGCGTGAGAATAAGGCCACGACGGGGTGCGTCATTGATGTGGCATCAGGCCAGAGCCTCGCTCGCGGCCTGTCGATGCCGCATTCTCCAAGGCTTTATGGGGGCAGGCTTTGGGTGCTCAACTCTGGCCTCGGCCAGCTTGGGACCGTGGATCCCGCGACGGGCCGGTACGAGTCGGTGGAACGCGTCCCGGGCTACACGCGCGGCCTGGCTTTCGCCGGCCAATTCGCGTTCGTCGGGCTCTCGAAGATTCGTGAGACCTCGGTCTTTGGCGGCGTCCCGATTGCGGAGGATCGGCAGAACCTCAAGTGCGGGGTCGCCGTCATTGATCTGCAGACGGGCCGATCGATCGCGGCGTTCCAGTTCTTCTCGGGTGTCGAAGAGATTTTCGCAATTGATGTGATTCCGCAGAAGAACGCTCACATCCAGGGGCCTTCGAGCGACCAGGATGACGAGGCCCATGATGTGTGGGTGGCTCCGCCACCTGGCAAGCCGGTCGGGCCGGAGCCGGAAGCAGCGATTTATCACAGGCCGTTTCGGACGTAGGGCAGGCAGAGCCTGCCCTACGTGTCAGTCTTCGGTCGGCCCGTATCGCAGCTCGAGCGCCCGCCCGCGCAAGGTCGTCGAAACTCGACACCCATTTCCGTCACGCCGGTAATCGATTAGCTTCAGCAGTTCTGGCAACCCATTGTCGGGATAGGTCAGCGGGAGTTCCCCAAGGTTGGCGGGAAACGCGCCCGTTGCTTCGCGCCCCTGGAGCTGCTGATTGACTTCGTGCCAGAGGGCACTGTGCGCCGAGTCTCGCGCCGCGCGTCGTGCGTTGCAGAAACTGGGAACCGCCAGGACAACGCCCAACACGAGAGCAAACGCAACACAGCCGAGCAGCAACGGATCTCGCTGCGACCGCCCGAGCGGATCCTTTGTCGTGGAGCTCAATTGTCCTTCACCTGCGGTTCCGAAGGACTCTCGGGTTGTCGCGGTCCGTACACCTTTTCAACCTTCTCGCCGAGCAACGTCGTTGAAACCCGGCATCCCGTCCCCTCGCGCCTGTAGTCGATCCGTTTAAGCCGCTCCGCGGACAGCTCGTCCAGTGGTGCGCACAGCTCTTCGAGACTCGCTGGGAACTCCCCCGTTGTTTCGCGAGCTTCAAGTTGCTTGTTGAGGTTCAGCCAGAACACTTTGAAAGCCGCATCACTTGTTGCCGCACTGGTCCGCTGCATCCTGATGACATTCAAACCGGCCAGTACGACGAGAATCGCGGTCAGGATGGCCACCAGGGCCGTCAGTCGAGTCTTCGACTCGGTCTCTTTCATTGGTCCCTCGCCCCGAATCTGCTGAAATAGCGGTCCCATCGACGAACGCCGTGAACTTCGATTCCCCGTTTGGCGTCTTGGGTTGCGTCCTGTTCCGTTTTACGTCCTGCCCCTGCCATGCCGCTCAATAAAATCTCCGCCCACATCACGCAGCCCGCTTCGCAGGGCGCCTCGCAGGCCATGCTCTACGGCACCGGCATGACCGAAGAGGACATGAACAAGGCCCAGGTTGGCATCGGCAGCGTCTGGTACGAGGGCAACACCTGCAACATGCATCTCCTCGACCTCGCCGCCAAGGTGAAGGAAGGGGTGAACGCCGCCGGCCTCTACGGCATGCGGTTCAACACCATCGGCGTCTCCGACGGCATCTCGATGGGCACGGATGGGATGTCGTACTCGCTGCAGTCGCGCGACCTGATCGCCGACAGCGTCGAAACCATCATGGGCGCCCAGTGGTACGACGCCCTCATCGCGCTCCCCGGCTGCGACAAGAACATGCCCGGCTGCCTGATCGCCATGGGCCGGCTCAATCGCCCGGCCATCATGGTCTACGGCGGCACGATCAAGGCCGGCTGTGGGGCCGGCCGCGACAAGCTCGACATCGTCTCCGCCTTCCAGTCCTACGGTGAATACGTCGCCGGCAAGATCACGGATGCCGAACGCCGCGAGATCGTGAAGAACTCCTGTCCAGGCGCCGGAGCCTGCGGCGGCATGTACACGGCCAACACCATGGCCACCGCCATCGAAGCTCTCGGGATGTCGCTCCCCTACAGCGGCTCGATCCCGGCCGTCCATCCTGACAAGCTGAAAGAATGCATGGACGCCGGCAAGGCGATCCGCGTCCTGCTCGAAAAAGACCTCAAACCCCGCGACATCATGACCCGCGAGGCGTTTGAGAATGCGATGGTCGTCACCATGGCGGTCGGCGGCTCGACGAACGCGGTGCTGCACCTCATCGCCATGGCCCGCTCCGTCGGCGTCGACCTCACCATCGACGACTTCCAGAAGGTCAGCGACCGCATTCCTTATCTGACCGACCTCAAGCCCAGCGGCTCGTTCGTCCAGGAAGACCTCCACTCCGTCGGCGGCACGCCGGCCGTCATGAAGGCCCTGCTCGAGAAAGGCCTGCTCAACGGCGACTGCATGACGGTCACCGGCAAGTCGCTCGGCGATAACCTCGAGCCGCTGCCGGGGCTGAAGGCCGGCCAGAAGATCATGCGGCCCGTCGACAACCCGATCAAGAAGTCGGGCCACATCCGCATCCTCCGCGGCAACCTCGCCCCCGAAGGCGCCGTCGCCAAGATCACCGGCAAGGAAGGCCTCGTCTTCACTGGCCCCGCGCTCTGCTACGACAGCGAAGAAGACATGCTCCGCGGCTTCGAGCGGAACGAAATCAAGGGCGGCGAAGTCATCGTGATCCGTTATGAAGGCCCGAAAGGCGGACCCGGCATGCCGGAAATGCTCACGCCCACCTCCGCCATCATGGGAGCCGGTCTCGGCGACAAGGTGGCCCTCATCACCGATGGCCGCTTCTCCGGCGGCAGCCACGGCTTCATCATCGGCCACGTCACCCCCGAAGCCCAGGAAGGCGGCCCGATCGCCCTCGTGAAGAACGGCGACGTGATCACGATCGACGCTGAGAAGAACAGCATGGACGTCGCCGTCTCGGACGACGAGATGAAGAAGCGCCGTGCCGCGTTCAAGGCGCCGCCGTTCAAGGCCACCCGCGGCACGCTCTACAAGTACATCAAGAACGTGAAGAGCGCCAGCGAAGGCTGCGTCACCGACGAATAACGTCGGACCGCGACAGGCGGCGGGGAGAAACGTCTCGAATGAAGTCGCTGGCGGGCGAATGGTCAGCCGGTCAGCGACTTTTCAAACGCCACACGCGCCTTGTTCATCGCCGCCGTCACTTCGCCGGCCGTCGGCAGGATCGGCACGCCCCGCGGAACCGGGTGCATAAAGACTTCAACGTGTCCCCCGTACTGGATGTCGCGAAGTGCTTTGACGACCGGGCCGAAATCGAGCGAGCCATAGCCCGGAAGCTGCTTCATCTCGTCGTCCTTCGGCAGCTTCGTCATGCATCCCATCCCATGCTCCCACGCATAGAAGTGGACGAGCTTCGGGCCCAGGTCGCGAATCAGGCCGGCCAGCGTCTCCGGCTCCTGGGGGAGATGGTAAGGCGCGAGCGCAATGCCCAGACGCGGGGACGACTTCGCAAAGTCCGCCAGGTAGCGGAGAGAGTCCGGGCTTTCGATCAGGGCCTTGCCATGATTCTCGATCGCGATCGTCACCCCGAGCCGCTCGGCCACGGCAAGGTGCGGTTCCATCCGCGTTACGAACTCTCGGACAGCCTCCTTGAGACTTCCCTGCGGAGGCTTGCCGGAACCGGTCACGATCAGCGACCCGCCGAAATCGTGCAGGTACTCCATTTCCTTCTCGAGTCCATACGGCCCGAGGTCGTAACGCGTCGTCATCGCCAGCCGGACGCCGTGTTCCTTCAGCAGGCGACCGAATCCATCCCGTCCGAGCGCATCCGCCTGCTCGCGCTGATCCCCATGAACCTTCGGCCACAGATCGATGCCGTCGGCGTGAATCTTCGCGACTTCCGGAAGGATTTCCGCCAGCCGCATCGTGCCATACATGCATGAGGGGAGCAGGTACCTGAACTGAAACGGACTTCCCTCACCGAGCACGGGAGCCGCAGCGAAGGCGGCCGTCGCCGCGAGAAACTGGCGACGGGTCCACACGTTGTTCGACATCGCACAACCACAGGTTTGAGGCGGAAGACAGGTCGGGCCGTCCATTGTCCGGGGCCCTCGAACGTCGATCGGACTTGATCGTCGCCGTCACGATACTGCAAGCGGGCCAGCGTTCGTCGCCAGAAATCGCGCTTGCGGCCGCGATCCCTGATTTCGTATTGTCCACATTGCATTCGAGGCCGAGTGCAAAGGCTGTGCGAAGTTGATTGATTGGGCGATCCTGCACAGAGCGCCCAGGTCACGTCGCGGAGCGGGCAGATGTCGACCGGTCGGGCCACCGTCGGGTTGGAGATTTCGAATTCGTTGATCGAGCACCTGCGGCGCGGTGTCGGCCGGCTGCAGATGCTTCCTCCATTGGCCAAAGAGGCCATGGAGATTGTCAACACGGACGACTGCGACCTGTTAAAGGTCGCGTCGATCATCCAGCGCGACGTCAAGCTTGCCACCTTCATTCTGCGCGTCGCCAACAGCACCGCATTCTCCCCGCCAAAGCCGATCGCCAGTCTGAATCACGCGGTGCTGTTCATCGGACGCCGGCGCGCACGCGATTTCATTATCACCGCCAGCCTGATGGCGCTGTCGAACACCGTTCCAGCCAGCCTCCACACGCGACAGGCCACGCTCGCCTCCCACGGATTCCTCACTGCCGTCATGGCGACGAAGATCAACCACTTGCTGAAGCTGGGCTTCGACGGCGAGGAGTTCACGGCAGGCCTGATGCACGATTTCGGCCGCACGCTGATGATGATTGCCGATCCGGTGAACACTCCACACATCGACCCCCTCGATTTCAATGAGCCGGTCGGCATCGAGGGCCGCGAGCGCCTGCACCTGGGGGCATCGCACGCCGAAATCGGCGCCTGGTTTGCCGCCACCAACGAACTGCCCGATTCACTCGTGTCGGCCATTCGCTTTCACCACGCTCCAGAGGAAGCCGGAGACGGCCTCATGATGGCCGCGTTGATCAGCGCCGCCGACCATGCCGTGAACGACATGCAGCGTTCCGACGCGCGGGCCGGGTACGATCCGGCGACGAACCGCGGAATTCTGCTGCTCGAACAGTCGGGTGTCCCCGA contains:
- a CDS encoding TIGR03032 family protein is translated as MATEDSPDAISPSVPKISGDGSPNGLVEVRYEYTSLLPEILQFAGVTVLVSTYQAGKMLALGSHAGNVTVSSCHFDRAMGLAVDQTRIAIGTRRQIHFLKSAPELGPRMPPEGTRDGCWLPRQSFYTGNVQGHELAWGNDGLWVVNTLFSSLCTLHEDYSFVPRWQPPFIKELAAQDRCHLNGLAMENGRPRFVTVMAESNEPVGWRENKATTGCVIDVASGQSLARGLSMPHSPRLYGGRLWVLNSGLGQLGTVDPATGRYESVERVPGYTRGLAFAGQFAFVGLSKIRETSVFGGVPIAEDRQNLKCGVAVIDLQTGRSIAAFQFFSGVEEIFAIDVIPQKNAHIQGPSSDQDDEAHDVWVAPPPGKPVGPEPEAAIYHRPFRT
- the ilvD gene encoding dihydroxy-acid dehydratase, which translates into the protein MPLNKISAHITQPASQGASQAMLYGTGMTEEDMNKAQVGIGSVWYEGNTCNMHLLDLAAKVKEGVNAAGLYGMRFNTIGVSDGISMGTDGMSYSLQSRDLIADSVETIMGAQWYDALIALPGCDKNMPGCLIAMGRLNRPAIMVYGGTIKAGCGAGRDKLDIVSAFQSYGEYVAGKITDAERREIVKNSCPGAGACGGMYTANTMATAIEALGMSLPYSGSIPAVHPDKLKECMDAGKAIRVLLEKDLKPRDIMTREAFENAMVVTMAVGGSTNAVLHLIAMARSVGVDLTIDDFQKVSDRIPYLTDLKPSGSFVQEDLHSVGGTPAVMKALLEKGLLNGDCMTVTGKSLGDNLEPLPGLKAGQKIMRPVDNPIKKSGHIRILRGNLAPEGAVAKITGKEGLVFTGPALCYDSEEDMLRGFERNEIKGGEVIVIRYEGPKGGPGMPEMLTPTSAIMGAGLGDKVALITDGRFSGGSHGFIIGHVTPEAQEGGPIALVKNGDVITIDAEKNSMDVAVSDDEMKKRRAAFKAPPFKATRGTLYKYIKNVKSASEGCVTDE
- a CDS encoding sugar phosphate isomerase/epimerase family protein; translation: MSNNVWTRRQFLAATAAFAAAPVLGEGSPFQFRYLLPSCMYGTMRLAEILPEVAKIHADGIDLWPKVHGDQREQADALGRDGFGRLLKEHGVRLAMTTRYDLGPYGLEKEMEYLHDFGGSLIVTGSGKPPQGSLKEAVREFVTRMEPHLAVAERLGVTIAIENHGKALIESPDSLRYLADFAKSSPRLGIALAPYHLPQEPETLAGLIRDLGPKLVHFYAWEHGMGCMTKLPKDDEMKQLPGYGSLDFGPVVKALRDIQYGGHVEVFMHPVPRGVPILPTAGEVTAAMNKARVAFEKSLTG
- a CDS encoding HDOD domain-containing protein, which codes for MSTGRATVGLEISNSLIEHLRRGVGRLQMLPPLAKEAMEIVNTDDCDLLKVASIIQRDVKLATFILRVANSTAFSPPKPIASLNHAVLFIGRRRARDFIITASLMALSNTVPASLHTRQATLASHGFLTAVMATKINHLLKLGFDGEEFTAGLMHDFGRTLMMIADPVNTPHIDPLDFNEPVGIEGRERLHLGASHAEIGAWFAATNELPDSLVSAIRFHHAPEEAGDGLMMAALISAADHAVNDMQRSDARAGYDPATNRGILLLEQSGVPDASGRFASAIDVLRKDVVEAAQSFQS